From the Pseudorca crassidens isolate mPseCra1 chromosome 18, mPseCra1.hap1, whole genome shotgun sequence genome, one window contains:
- the TBC1D4 gene encoding TBC1 domain family member 4 isoform X4, translated as MTKICVAAASRDELQSRKIKLDYEEVGVCQKEVLITWDKKLLNCRTKIRCDMEDIHTSLKEGVPKSRRGEIWQFLALQYRLRHRLPNKQQPPDTSYKELLKQLTVQQHAILVDLGRTFPTHPYFSAQLGAGQLSLFNLLKAYSLLDKEVGYCQGISFVAGVLLLHMSEEQAFEMLKFLMYDLGFRKQYRPDMMSLQIQMYQLSRLLHDYHRDLYNHLEENEISPSLYAAPWFLTLFASQFPLGFVARVFDIIFLQGTEVIFKVALSLLSNQEALIMECENFENIVEFLKSTLPDMNSSEMEKLITQVFEMDISKQLHAYEVEYHVLQDELQESSYPCEESEPMEKLERANSQLKRQNMDLLEKLQIAHAKIQTLESNLENLLTRETKMKSLIRTLEQEKMAYQKAVEQIRKLLPADALANWEPLLRDFNCNPNSKAKTGNKP; from the exons ATGACAAAGATTTGTGTTGCAGCAG CAAGCAGAGATGAACTCCAGTCCAGAAAAATTAAATTGGATTATGAAGAAGTTGGAGTATGTCAGAAGGAGGTCTTAATAACCTGGGATAAGAAGTTGTTAAACTGCAGAACTAAAATCAGATGTGATATGGAAGATATTCATACTTCTCTTAAAGAAG GTGTTCCCAAAAGTCGACGAGGAGAAATCTGGCAGTTCCTAGCTTTGCAGTATCGTCTAAGACACAGATTGCCTAATAAACAACAACCTCCTGACACATCCTATAAAGAGCTTTTAAAGCAGCTCACGGTTCAGCAGCATGCTATTCTCGTGGATTTAG ggAGGACATTTCCTACTCATCCTTACTTTTCAGCACAGCTTGGGGCAGGGCAGCTGTCTCTCTTTAACCTCTTGAAAGCCTACTCATTGCTGGACAAAGAAGTGGGTTACTGTCAGGGGATCAGCTTTGTGGCTGGAGTCCTGCTTCTGCACATGAGTGAAGAGCAAGCCTTTGAAATGCTGAAATTCCTCATGTATGACCTGGGCTTTCGCAAGCAGTACCGACCTGACATGATGTCTCTACAG ATTCAAATGTACCAGCTGTCCAGGCTCCTTCATGACTATCACAGAGATCTCTACAATCatcttgaagaaaatgaaatcagccCCAGTCTTTATGCTGCCCCCTGGTTCCTCACATTGTTTGCCTCTCAATTTCCATTAGGATTTGTAGCCAGAGTTTTTG atattatttttcttcagggAACTGAAGTTATATTTAAGGTTGCCCTCAGCCTGCTGAGCAACCAAGAGGCACTCATAATGGAATgtgaaaactttgaaaatattgttgAGTTCCTTAAAAGCACGCTCCCTGATATGAATTCCTCTGAAATGGAAAAACTTATCACCCAG GTTTTTGAGATGGATATTTCTAAACAGTTACACGCCTATGAGGTGGAGTATCACGTGCTGCAGGATGAGCTCCAGGAATCTTCCTATCCCTGCGAGGAGAGCGAACCCATGGAGAAGTTGGAGAGGGCCAACAGCCAACTGAAAAGACAAAACATGGACCTCCTAGAAAAATTACAG ATAGCTCATGCTAAAATCCAGACCTTGGAATCCAACCTGGAAAATCTTTTAACCAGAGAGACCAAAATGAAGTCTTTGATCCGGACCCTGGAACAAGAGAAAATGGCTTATCAAAAGGCAGTGGAGCAAATTCGGAAGCTGCTGCCAGCAGACGCTCTGGCCAATTGGGAACCGCTGCTGAGAGACTTCAACTGCAACCCTAACAGCAAAGCCAAGACAGGAAACAAGCCATAA